A stretch of DNA from Labrus mixtus chromosome 6, fLabMix1.1, whole genome shotgun sequence:
GTACAGGTGTGGGGTAattcctgttttgtttgtgcatgtgtgtgcacaatGTCTCAGACACGGAAATGCACACATGTATTCATGTGGCAGACTATTAAGACTAGTGAACATTTTActgtaaacaattaaaaatgtaacattacaattttgaagttttctctgcatttttttaatatcctaGGTTATAACGTATTTTGGGTACATCAAATAGATATTAGAAGCACTTCATATAAACTATTTGGGACAGTAATGCAGTCAGTAATACAGTCATTTGTTTCTATAACTGAGTAGCTAATAGATATCTTTCAACTAGTTCCCCATAGAAATgcaagaattagaggactttATAATTATAGAACAATCATTGTAAGTTTTAGTGCAACTTAGCATTTCCCCCTAACTATACACAGCCAACAAATCAGCAGCAGCATGCTAAATGCTGGTAAAATATAGTGGTTCATGGATTACTTCACTCATaagccacaaaaaaacaaagttaataaattattaattagCTGTTTATTTTCAAACGATTACTGGCCATTTTTCACTGGACAATTAAGATGCCTTTTTGCTCAAATCATACTAACAATTTGGTGATAAATCAAAGTAAAATCAGCttaaagcttttaaatgttttgttatgGCCACAACATCACTATTGAAAAGTCATAAAGTCTGTCAAACTCCAACAGAATGATGAACACCTTTCAAAAACATTCCCTCCTTTAATTGGATTCTTGGGTCAATATCTGTGTATCTCATTCATATGGTTTACACCTATTCAAACCTTTAAACATATCTGTCCTGAAGCTGATGAATTTCAGCAAATTGGGCTGttcattttgtattcatttgtcACCTTTCTGTAACTCAAGTAGTTGTATTTTGCCATCCACTCCCTACGGTTCTCTTTTAAGTTTCCTGCTATGTTCTGACACTTTTTCAATGTGGCTGGTACCATGTTGTATCTTTGCTTTTGGAATGGTGCCATTTAGTGGAGTTATGTAGGCcaagcagaaaatgttttgatgagCAAACCTGATCCCTTTCCCTGTAAAACAAGAAGCAACAGCAGCATGCCAGCCCAGATTAAAGGCTTTTTCAATGAACAGTTGATGTGATCAAGATGAGCAACACAGTTATTTGCCCCAGTTAATTATGTTTTTTCCCATCTTAATTAATGAGCTTGAACCAAGCTACACCGAGTCAGCATCCTTAAACCAATGATCAGAAGTGTaattttatcatgttttatttaacaatgtTGAATTCTTAGgataataaaaagtcaaaactttgcaaatatttttttaactggcatCTGCCTTTCCTAGCTTTTTTATATTCaatgtaaaatataataataacattttatctATAGCTGTCATGACCAGCAACATATGCAGCAGCCTTCACATAATCTTTTTTAAGTAAATGCTAGATAGATAGAAACTATGCTATAGCATGAGAAACCCAAGACTAAAAAGCAGTTTACACACAACAGTATTCTTCAGGTAAAAGTTAGTAtttcaaaaaaagttgtgaaGTTGTGAAAACCTGCACTAAAGATTTAGAACCAATTCTTATACAACATAAGCAAAAAATAGCCTGGAATGTATTATTAGTGTTCTGCCTGAGGCAAGCTCTGTCATTTCTTATTGGTAGGGGTCTAAATTAAAAGCATGAGTCGTAGAGGAATCTTCTGGCCTGTGAGTCATAGACACTGCTGGCTGCACCTGTCAGGCCTGTTTACCCTCTGGGAGCTCTTACTGGCTGATCCTGATACATATACACAGAATGCTAAATAAAGACTAAGACTACACACAATGCTAAATTGTACCTCCAGAGACAGAACACTACTGCAAATTGATGGGACATGAATCTTACAACACTACTTTGGCACATTTTTGCAATATTCACAAACTAGGGTGGAGAAATAACACTTAGGCTAATGAAAAGAGCTTTATGTgaggacatgcacacacacacacacacacacacacacacacacacacacacacacacacacacacacacacacacacacacacacacacacacacacacacacacacacacacacacacacacacacacacacacacacacacaccatatctatctatcttgcAGCACATTGAATGTAGACTCCTTGTGAATCCCATGGAAGCAGTCCTTCTGTTTCTAATTAGACCAAAGACATTAGCTTGGATGTGTTATTCATACTTATCCTTATTACATATCTTTACCCAAGATCACATTATTATAAGTGGACTTTAGAATCTTCAAAGTTACAACACTCTCTTTTCTTAGAGCGATTTGTGATGAGGAAATATTACTCCAGAGTAAGGACAAAAAATAAGTATAAATCAAAACTTGTTATCCTTACCGGACTTCAGGCACAGGTAATCCTTTAACAATACAGTCTAACTGGACCTTGCTGCCTTCTGGAACCTCCCTGCTTTTCAGTTTCTGGATGAAATGAGGAGGCTCACACACAGGCTCTGCTAGATATGGAGTTTCTGTCAAGGCAAGGCTGTCAGTCTCCACCTCTTGGGAAAAAGTGTCACACTTCTCCATAATCCTGCAGTCTTTGAGTTCTCTTTGCCCAATATCATATTCCAACTGGACCTTTGGGTTATGGCTTACAACATGActggttttctctttctttacctCAGTGGGCATGACAGTGCGCTCCCTGTCATCATGGCTGAGGGGGAAAACTGTCTCCTCATTCGGGCTCTTACTCTGGTTTttacttctgtgtgttttgcatgACCTTGGTCGCATCCGTTTGGAGCTGTTGGCCttaaagagggaggagagctcCTCTATGAAGTCTGCTGCCTTATTGAGGAACTCCTTCTTGGACTGCGTCTCAAGACCGTAAGGAGCATTCCTCACTGGCCTGTTAAAGTCCTCGAAGCCTTCTCTTGAgtctctgctgctcctgatAATGTTTTCCTGCCTTGTGGACGCTCTGAGCACCTTTCTGTCAGGTGTGAAGTTTTCCTGTGTTGGCAGCAGATCTCTATATTCCGGGATTGGATTGGTGACGGGTACAGTGGCGGGACCAGCAGATGAAGCAAGAGAATGGCTAACCAATGGAACAGATGGGATTTCACAGTTAGAATCCAAGGCCGAGGAGATGTTGGATGGGGTTAATGGTGTGATAGAGGCTTTGAAATCGACTCTCTCCTCTTGAGGCCCATGTCTGATGGCCTGGCAGGCAAGGTTCACACTTTGATCCAGCTCCTCCTGGCTGAGGAAGGCTGAGAGGTCTGATAATTGGGGATCATTGTGGCCCACAGGATCCTCCACCTTACCTTTGAGTGAGCCATAGATCTGAAGGCATGAGGAGGAAGTATCTGAGTGCTTCATATCATTGTGTTGCTGGGCTCTATCCTCTGCCAGATAGCTCTCTCTTAAGTGCTGAGACAGTGATGGTGGGTCTTGCATGCTGGGGAAATAACCACAAAGAATTCAGTACAAGTAAACCCTAAATATCCACGTGTTGAAAAATACAACTTCAATTCACTGTAATGAATTGActgactttatttacatttcaaactgaAGAAATCTAAACAATATAGGAAATCATTCTAATAGATATGTATAGCAAGCAGTGGAACTGATACAATTAGCAAATTACAGTAATTGATTTGttaatcaacaaaaacacaatttcaacGATTTCGTTTTATCATTGTCAATGTCATTtataaaccaaaaatatttgttgtttagATTCCTTTTAAATGTCAAGACAAGAAGCAAGATGTCCgtttttcactgttttcttttcagatgAGATATATGAATTCATAGACAAAATAGCCTTTGGCCAGTTTGTTGGctacattttaatgaaataaacaacTTGACAACtggtcaaaaataaaatcagagttTTTAATTGAAGTCCTTACAGTAAGAAGGGAATAGAAACCTACACTGATGTCCCTTAACTAATACTAAAGTAAAGTACATCAATACAGAATGGATTGAAACAGAGAATATTTGGGAACCATTGCTCTTTATTTCAGACTCATTTGAATCTTCTTAGTCTCAAATGGGTATCGGGTTCTGACTGGAGCAAGATTTGGTTGGATAGGCCTACTGATATTCCATCCCAGTCAAACTCATATGTTAATACATGAAATCTTTGCACAACAGTTGGACACTCATTATGAGTAAGTTATTGTATCCAGACATGAGATAGGGTACACATATGCCACTGACACTCAAACCTTCCAACAGACTCCAAGCTGCAGCTGTTGTGTACATTAATCCTTTTCAAACAGGCTACGAGCCCACCAAGTCATATCTAATAATAGCGTGGGGTCACTTTACAtgaaaaatctacaaaaaaagaagctcccTTCATCCTGTGCCCTTGTTATTGTAAACATCTGATGAGAACAAGCATTAATGTTATTAAACAAGATTAAACATATACAAACGAGCAGACCCCAAACTAATATGCgttacagattaaaaaaaaaaaaagttaggatAATTAAATAACATAAAAGAAGTAGCTAGACTCAAGCCTGTCAAATGCTTAATGTGTCCTGATGAGATTCACAGAAGTTGAGACTTGTGTCAAACACAATCTGAGACACTATAAAGCATTAAAATAGGACGTGATGTATATTACCTTCGAATGAAACATAGGTAGCCCCTTGAAAGGACGGTGAATGCACCTGTGTTTGAAGAGGACGATTCTTCAATCTTGTGGTTGCTGCCACCTGGAGAAATCTTGGTCGCAGGTAGCAGCTCAGGACAGTTTTATCGAGTTAACCTTGGAGTGAACGAGAAATGTGGAGCCGAGCTAGGCTAACCTGTCACCAGCACAAGTAATAACACTGGTCAGCGCACTGGTTTCAGGTTATTTTGGGAAGGCCAGGCCCATGTCACTGAGTGGCGTCCCTGCTTATTGGCCGGGGTGTAAAGGAATTCCTCGTCCAGTGGTTCATCAAAACGTCCATCCTACAGTTGGAATCCCCTTATTTTACTCTTACACACATTTTAACTGCACTAATGTTTGATGCACTGTATACAATCCAAGTGGTGAAATATCTGATAGGCCAAGCggtattagtgttagaaaaaaagacattaaaatcaGATGTCTTCAATATCTGTCAACCAGTAGAGacaataaatgaatgatttattttatataagaTAATGTATAAATTATAGTCATAAAGTAGTATTTGGCGCTTGAACTGGAGATATCATCCTTGAAGGGTGTCTGCACTGAGAGCAGCAAATTACTGTATGTTCCCCCCTGGAGTGCAGACATCGCTGATGGGAGGTCTTGGATGATGATGTAGGCTATCTGCAGGATGATGAATCTATGAAGACTGTGCAGCGATGATGATGGAGAAGTTCGCACATAACGATGATATGAATGAACTGGAGGCAGAGGGAAGCCATATTTAAAAAGACAGCATTAATATGATGGGCTAACAATGATTGTGTAACAGTGCTATTGGATAGATGTAAAAAGCTGACAACAGCTGATGACTACAGgaaaatatgtgtgcattgGGGGAGTAAATGCAAAATAGTATGGTAAATGGGTTTACCTACTTCTTATCTTCTACATTTTTATGGCGTACCTGTCTAGTGTATGAAGActattaaaataagaaaattaaaataaataatcgaTCTGCTCATAATCAAATTAGTTAATTCTAAGGACAATGATACCCTTTGCTGGAtctacagacagaaacaaaaagaaagcatAAACATCGTTTTTTCCAAAAATTGCCTTACCTCATATAAAATACTTCTTTTTGTGAAtcattaaacttaaaaatacatcCTTGACAAAAGTTAGTGTACACTGACCATTAATCAAATGTAAGAAATATATATGAAAGCTTTACTTGTAAGAAACCTTTAATGCAAGAGAATGCCATGGGCTAAATCAGAACTGTTTTGTAAatcttttgaaacattttatgtatttaaattaaaacaggatTAAAGTAAGTCGACAAACTAAAGTTATATTTGTAAATTGCCAAACATTGATGAGGTTGTCTAAACTTTCCTACAGTATAATGTCCCAGGCTTAAAAACAGTGAACTACATGGCGTTTGTAACTGGTAATAAAACGATCTCAATTTAGTACTGATGCTCTACCTTGCCACTGGAACTTGGCTAAATGTTCTTAATCCTGTGCTCATCAATGATTAATGtagggtctttgtaaataacatTACAAAGAGTAAGATATTATTCctgcatcatttaaaaatgagtaaggtcttttatctgctcttttgtaacataatataacaatgagtaagtcCAGGTGGCCTGGTTTTTACAATTTCCATCCAAAGAAGTTTTTCACTAAGTGTAATGGATGCCAATTAAAAGGCATAAGCCAGAACGTTCcatcttttacttttttgttacTGATAATGGAGCAGGATGAGCAAAAAGTAGAAATGAGCTTACCAAAGAGTAAAAACAATAAGAGGAACACTGCTGGAGTATAGAAAACATGGCTATTCAACAGATGATGTATCACTTTTAAAAGATAACACTCTGACCCTGTATTTGCTCTTTTCTTtccaaaaataatttttaaaaatggtatAAGGACTTGAACGTCAGTCTcctaagtgtttgtgtgttcaagcCAATCCAAACAGACTTTTTGTCCACATTTTCTCTGCTATGAGTTTCTGCTAAAATAAGGGTCATTATAGGCTGATGCACTGTGACATGATATTGTCATATTACTGGTGCAGACTGCAGCCCTATCTGTTAGCTGTGAGATAACCTAGTTGAATGAATGGTTTAAAAgctaatttgatttaatttcatAATAATATTGCAGTTATTAATTTCCAATAGCAATACATACATTACCTAATGGCAATGTACCCTTTCAACAgctctggttaaaaaaataaatacagcattAAAAATTAGCAAGATAAATGCTTATTATATTAGCTTTTAAGAGTTTCAATTCCACTTGAAGAACAAACTGTTCCAACCAAATCTCAGAATGTTGAAGtttaaatacaatgaaaatGGCTCAGTGagataaatacataaaagaaaacatgtattACAAATCCTCTTTGGAAAACAGGAAACCTGGTGAAGTAAAGGCATTATGAAGAACAAAATCATACTTGATGTCAGCGGTTTACAGCACCTAGTCTAATTTCTCACTGCAGTTGTCACTGCATTACAGACATAATGTGTGAATCTGAGgcatttgtatttttcacattGACAGTAGTATAAGCAGCAATAAAAAGCCTTGATTTGCCcagtcaataaaaagaaaatcaatttgAAAGGTTAGGGGTGATTTACTGATAGTAACCTATCCTTCACAAGGATCTCTGATCTGAATAGAGACTGAAGGCACTCTTCAGATTAGACAGTGAAGAAAACAATCCCAGCAGCATCCCACAAATACTGAAGCTGGATTTATGAGGATTCTTTTTAGTGCAGTAAATTAAGCTgctcaaaactgtcatcataatCTCTTGTTGTTCACAGAGTATTATTACCCTTCAAGTGATGTTACACTGATACATTGTCAATATTACAACTATTGCATTGAGCCACCTTGCATGTGATAAATATGTAGGAGGCACAGTAGTAGATCTTCAACAACTCTATTGAAGGTGGTTCTGCTATCAGGAGTCATCACTGGTCCGTTTCAGAGACTGGTCACCTCTGGAAAAGAAAACCCACAGCACATCAGTGACTTTCAGTTAAGTGTGTACTGAAAAGTGTTATTAGGTttctttggggtttttttgttctgtgatTTGTAACTAGCCAAGACAGAAGCCCAAAAAAACTGACCGGGGAAATCCATTCATTGACAGCGCCATCTGCAGCTTCTTGTCATAAGCAGCATAGTCAGACAGCAGAGACTCCTCAGTTGGTGGGTTGATTTGGGGAATAAACCCAGAGAAGAGAGCTGGGGCTAACTTTGCCCACTCTGAAAGAGGATACCAACATTTCCAATAAGACTCTTGTTAGAAAGCACCAGAGGCCACAAAGTAGGCCGTCAAACAATCAAAAAATGAACATACCTAAGGTTTGTGAAAGCAATCTATAGTTTACAACCTGTAATATCTTGCATGACAGAGTAACAACAAACCCTTCTGAGACCAACCTTCAAGGGTCCATTTATCAGGACCTGAAGTAAGCCACAGTATTTAACGAATTAGCATGACAATATAAAAGGTACAGCttgtttaaactcttttttaataatgtttcaCAAAGCATTGATCCAACAAACAATTTGGCCATCCTGGCAGTCTGCTCAACCAGCCACTCTTCTGAAATACTGgcttatttatattattttatattagaTAGGCTTATAATTTATATTAGTTTTGCATTGCCAAATTTTGTGCAACCACTGACTTTGGAAACTTCTTCAAGGATTGcattttttattcagaaaaGGTGTGTTGCTTGTCATGGCAAGGACATAGTTCCTTCAACTCCAGTCACCACTGCCAAAAGCTCCAGAGATTATGTTCACACTTGTTGCAGTTTACATCAGCAATATCTGTTGTATCAAGGCCTGCATCAGACCTATTCTGAATCGTGGTGTTACAgttttttctgtatattttctAGCATGCCTGCATAATTCAATGCAATATTGCTGCTAGATGCTTGGGTTGGGCACCGGATgatcgccagttcaagtcccggtgcggaccaagtctggaaattggtctggtagctggagggTCCCACTCACAGCCCCCTCTCTATGCTCtctattagtgcatgtccataggatcccgtttgcgcatgtgtgtgtatttcagcctctgtgtgtgttcatattcaACAagagagtgtaaaattgaatttccccttgtgggactaATAAAGTATATTgtcatattattatttaatatagATACTCTCTTTATAATTTAATGCATAGAATATAGCTCACCTGGTTGTAGGCTGTAGAGGCCTTTAACCACGCTGGCCATTGTAGATGGCTGTACTTGAAAAGGCATCGAATGAGCTTTGATGAGAAGAGctaaacaagaaaaaatgagTTAAACCACATGTTTCAGAAAGCATTTACATTAGAAAGGAATCAAGTCTTGAGTTGGTGCATATCCCTTATCAACCAAAATTCCAGGATTGGTAACAGCAGCAAATTGGACCAACACAATAATCCATCCTTGATATGGGAAAAGTAAGATTTTATTCAAAAGAATAGGTCATTCAAATGAAGCAATACACTCACAcatcagtgtgttcacatgctTTTCTGCAACTTGATCAGCAAACAACTTCATCAGATCCTTTCTTAGGTCGCTGTTGAGTTTTGATTCGATGTAGAACTTGTTCTGAAaagattcaaattaaaagaaaatgataagGCTGTACAAAACTGTATGTATTCattcagtcaccacaactgttTATCTAGTCATTCACTGAACAACAATGTAATGTCTTCTGTATCATAGCTGCTTTTTCACTTTCACACTCTCAATCTCACACAACCAGATTTTCTAAGTACATAACTAggaatatatttgtatatatttaacCACATTTTGTTACGCTGCTGTACAGGATTGCTGCTATCAAAGTGTTGTtgtgtctatctatctatctatctgtctctctctctctctatcaaaGTTATTTTCAAGCAACAATAAAGACTGGGCTTGGTGGCATAGAGCATTCTAGGATATTCAGTTAATATTCTATGTTGCTTTAacaaaagatattttttggggaaaaaaagacaaatgaaaaatatgcCTACCAAGTACATGAATACAGGAACAATACATTGTAGAGAGGCTGTGTATTGGGTTAGAGCATCGTTAAAGTTCTCGATGACATTCCCTGGTGGGCTAGCCTAGAAAACAATAGTTGGTCTCAGtcaatttgacattttctaatTTCTTTATTATATATTAATAACATATGCAGATTACAGGTGTATATATTTACTTACTTCTAGATGGATTGACACCTGTTGCAGATGGCTTGTTATTTTCATTATCAAATCATTGTAGAGCAGCTCTGAGTGCTGCTGACAAACACACCTGTAGACGTAACTAGGAAAACAAGGCAGAGGAGAAACTCCTTGACTAATAAACAACAGTGATGCATATGTCATCTAAAGGGGTCTCCTCGAGGCTAAAGAAGtcacacaagggaaaaacctGGCCAAGCTCAGCTATGCGGTCTGTAAACATCCAACTCTTCATCTGTCTTACCTATATATCTGAGCATAAGAAACAGAGATGTGGTCTGTTGGATTGTAAAGCAACAGACGATCAATTGCCTTTTCGAGGTTTGGCCAGTGGTTTTTCCGGTAGTCTTCTACAGCCATTGCATTCAGAACTGGGCGGAGAGAGGAGAGCCGGTGAGGGTTACAATGACGCATAAAAATACAATCAATGTTTCGGGGCCAACATTCCTACAGTCGATCTGCATATGTAGGTGTAATGTTGTGGGAGGACGAATATGACTACAAGAAACCAGGCCTTGTTGTCACCTTGCCTGCTTTACGTGAACTTACGGAATTTGGAAGGAGAGTCGATAGTACGTTTTCCATCGACAGTAGAAGGCGGAGCCATGTTAGCAGTCTCTCTGACTTTACTGCTAGCACAGTCTCTATCCGAGTCTGTAAACTTTGTCAGTCCTTTACTGTCAGACAAAGTCCCTCGCTTACACCCCGGGGTTTCACCTGGCACCGACAGACTGCCGGGCGCTTGGGCATCCGTTGAATCCGTCCCCTGGCTTCTTGTAGTGCGGGTTCTGCCGCTGATGTTTGCACAATAGTTGTGGTTTTGGTCGtctttaaaatctaaaatgtcATCTTCTAGGGCATCCATTATCATAATTCGTATTTTATGACGCCTAGCGAAACTAGATAAGtacaagaacaaaaataaagattaagatAGACGACTTACAgccgtaatatttacagtccaagCTTGGAGTGTCTGTGGTGGAGTACGTTTCAGTTTGCGTCTGCTGTTGAGTGAAATTTTACGACATGTCGTAACAGGGCTGCTGCCCCCCGTCATATTTTTAATCATTAAGACTGGAAAAATAGAATCGCTTTCAATGCTCACAGTATCCACAAAGCCTCAGTTTTAAACCTATTCAGTTTAAGCTTATGTTTCCTTTTGTTCCTATTTGTGTTTAATTCATCCATGAATGATTGTTGAACAAAGAAAGCTT
This window harbors:
- the cacul1 gene encoding CDK2-associated and cullin domain-containing protein 1 — translated: MIMDALEDDILDFKDDQNHNYCANISGRTRTTRSQGTDSTDAQAPGSLSVPGETPGCKRGTLSDSKGLTKFTDSDRDCASSKVRETANMAPPSTVDGKRTIDSPSKFLLNAMAVEDYRKNHWPNLEKAIDRLLLYNPTDHISVSYAQIYSYVYRCVCQQHSELLYNDLIMKITSHLQQVSIHLEASPPGNVIENFNDALTQYTASLQCIVPVFMYLNKFYIESKLNSDLRKDLMKLFADQVAEKHVNTLMSLLIKAHSMPFQVQPSTMASVVKGLYSLQPEWAKLAPALFSGFIPQINPPTEESLLSDYAAYDKKLQMALSMNGFPRGDQSLKRTSDDS